From a region of the uncultured Jannaschia sp. genome:
- a CDS encoding NAD(P)H-dependent oxidoreductase produces MTILRIDASAKPSGSNTHAILDAIEARIGQADIRRDLGADAVPQIDGTWVGSNFTPADERSEDQKATLALSDELVAEIVAADTLLIALPIYNFTVPGSLKAWIDLVCRAGVTFKYTESGPVGLLEGKRAIVAVASGGTPVGSEIDFATPYMRHVLGFIGITDVTFVTADRLNMKEDDAVSLVEDQIAALAA; encoded by the coding sequence CCATCCTCCGCATCGACGCCTCCGCCAAGCCCTCCGGCTCCAACACTCACGCCATCCTCGACGCGATCGAGGCGCGCATCGGCCAAGCCGACATCCGCCGCGATCTCGGCGCCGACGCGGTCCCGCAGATCGACGGCACGTGGGTCGGATCGAACTTCACCCCGGCGGACGAGCGCTCGGAGGATCAGAAGGCGACGCTGGCGCTCTCGGACGAACTCGTGGCCGAGATCGTGGCCGCCGACACGCTGCTGATCGCGCTGCCGATCTACAACTTCACCGTCCCCGGCAGTCTCAAGGCGTGGATCGACCTCGTCTGCCGCGCGGGCGTGACGTTCAAATACACCGAGAGCGGCCCCGTCGGCCTCCTCGAGGGCAAACGCGCCATCGTGGCCGTGGCCTCGGGCGGCACGCCGGTCGGCTCGGAGATCGATTTCGCCACGCCCTACATGCGCCACGTCCTCGGGTTCATCGGCATCACCGACGTCACCTTCGTGACCGCCGACCGCCTGAACATGAAGGAAGACGACGCCGTGAGCCTCGTCGAGGATCAGATCGCGGCGCTCGCCGCCTGA